One segment of Niabella beijingensis DNA contains the following:
- the msrB gene encoding peptide-methionine (R)-S-oxide reductase MsrB: MKYLPVLLFTISVLFQHCGYSQSKPGKPDSTNMKKENNPVYSRTDSSKVNLSEDEWKKALPEEVYYIARQKGTERPWSSKYETSKEIGTYYCAACGNPLFKSDTKFESGCGWPSFYQPISKTSVIYLEDRSHGMVRTEVECGRCKAHLGHVFEDGPPPTGLRYCINGVILDFEKAKKAEEDYKKQ; encoded by the coding sequence ATGAAATATTTACCGGTATTATTATTTACTATCAGTGTGTTATTTCAGCATTGCGGCTATTCTCAATCCAAACCCGGCAAGCCGGACTCAACAAATATGAAAAAAGAGAATAACCCGGTCTACTCCCGCACCGACAGCTCAAAAGTGAACCTGTCGGAAGACGAATGGAAAAAGGCACTGCCCGAAGAAGTGTATTATATCGCCCGGCAAAAAGGAACCGAACGCCCCTGGAGCAGCAAATACGAAACATCCAAAGAAATAGGCACCTATTATTGTGCTGCCTGTGGTAATCCCCTGTTTAAGAGCGATACCAAGTTTGAAAGCGGCTGCGGCTGGCCCAGCTTTTATCAGCCCATCAGCAAAACCAGCGTCATTTACCTGGAAGACCGTTCGCATGGAATGGTAAGAACAGAAGTGGAATGCGGACGCTGTAAAGCGCACCTCGGACATGTGTTTGAAGACGGTCCGCCACCCACAGGGCTGCGCTACTGTATCAACGGGGTGATCCTCGATTTTGAAAAAGCAAAGAAAGCGGAAGAAGACTATAAAAAGCAATAA
- a CDS encoding adenylate kinase: protein MFNLILFGPPGSGKGTQSDRLVEKYGLVHLSTGNLLRSEIAEKTPLGIEAKNFIDKGQLVPDEVVIGMIDNSLEQHRDAKGFLFDGFPRTANQAKALDKLLELKRTTIHNVLALEVSEEELVKRLLERGKTSGRSDDTDEAVIRNRFSVYQNETAPVADHYKAQHKFKAIPGEGSVEEISAALSEQIDKTLDRQQQEAFE, encoded by the coding sequence ATGTTTAATTTAATATTGTTTGGACCTCCGGGAAGCGGAAAAGGAACTCAATCCGACCGGTTAGTCGAAAAATATGGATTGGTACACCTGTCTACAGGCAACCTGCTCCGTTCGGAAATCGCTGAAAAAACACCCCTGGGAATTGAAGCAAAGAATTTTATTGATAAAGGTCAGCTGGTGCCCGATGAAGTGGTGATCGGCATGATCGACAACAGCCTGGAGCAGCACAGAGACGCCAAAGGCTTTTTATTCGATGGTTTTCCACGTACGGCGAACCAGGCAAAGGCGCTGGACAAGCTGCTGGAGCTGAAACGAACCACCATCCACAACGTACTGGCGCTGGAGGTATCGGAAGAAGAACTGGTAAAACGCCTGCTGGAAAGAGGCAAAACCTCCGGGCGTTCTGATGATACGGACGAGGCGGTTATCCGCAACCGTTTTTCTGTTTACCAGAACGAAACAGCACCGGTTGCAGATCATTATAAGGCACAGCATAAATTTAAAGCGATTCCCGGTGAGGGTTCTGTGGAAGAGATCTCCGCTGCATTGAGCGAGCAGATCGACAAAACGCTGGACCGGCAACAACAGGAAGCATTTGAATAA
- a CDS encoding ATP-binding cassette domain-containing protein produces the protein MGKTQTRILETAAFFSNNDTVPGFRKLMDLAMDTQDMLVYREAIELTDWNEQHKEEQELFIQKCRQLLEKVERIPVTEYDAPAPVVVADGIRKNYGRGSFALGPVSLTICKGEVYGLVGENGNGKTTLLRILANDLSCNSGNLLYNLRYKAGDAFDLRTKLVYIPQRTQRWYGSLKDNLKFVLTAYGVPPSENETRVLMMIARLGLWKYRDLKWNELSSGYKMRFELARTLLRKPELLLLDEPLANLDIVAQQVILEDLRSIANSVNNPIALILSSQQLYEVEKVSDRVIFLRNGVPVETARSGTGVAAETAELIVEIDCSDPRETLQAALDSLPLDRLNYNGGVYIAYFKQGAVFPEVLEVLGRSKCRVIYIRDISSSTRRLFMS, from the coding sequence ATGGGAAAAACACAAACACGCATACTCGAAACAGCTGCCTTTTTTTCCAATAATGATACCGTTCCGGGATTCCGGAAGCTGATGGACCTGGCGATGGATACGCAGGATATGTTGGTGTACCGGGAGGCTATTGAACTGACGGACTGGAATGAGCAGCATAAAGAAGAGCAGGAATTGTTCATTCAGAAATGCCGGCAGCTGCTGGAAAAGGTCGAACGCATCCCCGTAACGGAATACGATGCACCCGCACCGGTGGTCGTTGCAGACGGCATCCGGAAAAACTATGGACGCGGCAGTTTTGCACTGGGTCCCGTCTCGCTTACCATCTGCAAAGGGGAGGTGTACGGGCTGGTGGGTGAGAACGGAAACGGAAAAACCACCTTGCTGCGGATCCTGGCCAACGACCTGTCCTGCAACAGTGGTAACCTTTTGTATAACCTAAGATACAAGGCAGGTGATGCTTTTGATTTACGCACAAAACTGGTGTACATTCCACAACGTACGCAGCGCTGGTATGGGAGTCTTAAAGACAATCTTAAATTTGTACTTACGGCCTACGGTGTTCCGCCGTCCGAAAATGAAACAAGGGTATTGATGATGATCGCCCGGCTGGGCCTCTGGAAATACCGGGATCTTAAATGGAATGAGCTTTCCTCCGGTTATAAAATGCGGTTTGAACTGGCGCGTACCTTGCTGCGAAAACCGGAACTGCTGCTGCTGGATGAGCCGCTGGCCAATCTTGATATTGTAGCGCAGCAGGTGATCCTTGAAGACCTCAGATCGATTGCCAATTCTGTGAACAACCCCATTGCACTGATCCTTAGTTCCCAGCAACTGTATGAAGTGGAAAAGGTTTCCGACCGCGTAATATTCCTGCGGAACGGTGTGCCGGTAGAAACGGCGCGTTCAGGAACCGGCGTTGCTGCTGAAACTGCGGAACTGATCGTGGAAATAGACTGCAGCGATCCGAGGGAAACGCTGCAGGCAGCGCTTGATTCGCTGCCGCTGGACCGGCTCAACTATAACGGCGGGGTATACATCGCCTATTTCAAACAGGGTGCCGTCTTCCCGGAGGTACTGGAAGTGTTGGGAAGAAGCAAATGCCGGGTCATTTATATCAGGGATATTTCTTCCTCCACCCGCCGGCTCTTTATGTCGTGA
- a CDS encoding alpha-L-rhamnosidase, which translates to MNKKLLAVAALVCSLTVTAQSEVRNLRIENRIDPVGLDVIQPRFSWQLENDKRNVMQTAYEIRLLQKNTNVWNSGKVASDSSVHVTYKGPALKSGEKYQWQVRVWDNNGKGSAWSRPAFFQMALLQPSDWKAEWITPGYPEDSVLRPSPLMRREFNITKKITRATAYITAHGMYEAAINGNRVGDAHFTPGWTSYKKRLQYQTYDATGLLKAGRNALGVTLGSGWYRGTIGFANHHNFYGKDIALLLQLDIEYADGTKELVVSDGSWKSATGAIVYSEIYNGETIDARKDKTGWMLAGYDEGNWSPVKTEAFDKGNLLATYNEMIEAHEVFKPVKVLKTPAGETVLDFGQNLVGWVRVKVKGNAGDSVSLYHAEVLDKAGNFYTENLRSAKAKNTYILKGGDTETFYPHFTWQGFRYVKVEGYPGTVSPDQFEAVAFYSAMEPTGTFTTSNQLINQLQHNIQWGQKGNFLDVPTDCPQRDERLGWTGDAQAFFRTASFNMGVNNFFTKWLRDVEADQIDGRVPFVIPNILGNGANSAGWADVATIIPWEMYLAYGDKRALATQYNSMKNYVESIRKTTKDNLWNTGFHFGDWLFYRPGDDNDGRSAVTDKYLIAQCFYAHSVQLLINAATVLGNREDAEAYGRLLKEIKEAFVKEYMTPSGRLVSSTQTAYVLALHFDMLPESLRKQAAERLAENIKSYGNHLTTGFLGTPYLCHVLTRFGYTDLAYKLLLQETYPSWLYPVKMGATTIWERWDGIKPDGSFQTPSMNSYNHYAYGAIGDWMYRKMVGLDTEEDGAGYKHIKVKPHIGGNFKNASATLKTYYGTTAAGWKVEGGNILMEVEVPANTTATIYLPATDVAAVTESGKPLPAVKEIRTLGAEDGYLKVEAGSGKYRFSLPGK; encoded by the coding sequence ATGAACAAGAAATTACTGGCAGTTGCTGCCCTGGTATGTTCCCTTACCGTAACCGCACAATCCGAAGTCAGGAACCTGCGTATAGAGAATCGCATCGATCCGGTTGGTCTGGATGTGATACAGCCCCGTTTTAGCTGGCAGCTGGAAAATGATAAGCGCAACGTGATGCAAACCGCCTATGAGATCCGGTTGTTGCAAAAGAATACCAATGTATGGAACAGCGGAAAAGTGGCCTCCGATTCCTCGGTGCATGTTACTTATAAAGGACCGGCGCTCAAAAGCGGTGAAAAATACCAGTGGCAGGTGCGGGTCTGGGACAACAACGGAAAGGGATCGGCATGGAGCCGTCCGGCTTTTTTTCAGATGGCATTGCTGCAGCCATCCGACTGGAAAGCGGAATGGATCACACCGGGTTATCCGGAAGATTCGGTGTTACGGCCAAGTCCGCTGATGCGCAGGGAATTCAACATTACAAAAAAGATCACCCGGGCTACCGCGTATATAACGGCGCACGGCATGTATGAGGCGGCAATAAACGGCAACCGGGTAGGCGATGCACATTTCACTCCGGGATGGACTTCCTATAAAAAGCGATTACAGTATCAGACCTATGACGCGACTGGTTTGCTGAAGGCAGGCAGGAATGCTCTCGGGGTGACCCTGGGAAGCGGCTGGTACAGGGGCACCATCGGGTTTGCCAATCATCATAATTTTTATGGAAAAGATATTGCGCTGCTGTTGCAGCTGGATATTGAATATGCCGACGGAACAAAGGAGCTGGTCGTTTCAGACGGATCCTGGAAATCAGCCACCGGGGCCATTGTTTATTCCGAGATCTACAATGGTGAAACCATCGACGCCCGGAAAGATAAGACCGGCTGGATGCTTGCAGGATACGATGAGGGCAACTGGTCGCCCGTAAAAACCGAGGCCTTTGATAAAGGGAACCTGCTGGCCACTTATAATGAGATGATCGAAGCGCATGAGGTCTTTAAACCGGTGAAAGTGCTGAAGACACCGGCAGGGGAAACGGTCCTCGACTTCGGACAGAACCTCGTGGGATGGGTGCGTGTAAAAGTAAAAGGGAATGCCGGCGATTCGGTATCCCTGTACCATGCTGAAGTACTGGACAAGGCCGGAAATTTTTATACCGAAAACCTGCGCTCGGCGAAGGCAAAGAATACCTATATATTAAAGGGTGGGGATACAGAGACCTTTTATCCGCATTTTACCTGGCAGGGTTTCCGGTATGTAAAGGTGGAAGGTTATCCCGGAACGGTCAGTCCCGACCAGTTTGAAGCAGTGGCCTTTTATTCAGCCATGGAACCTACAGGAACCTTTACCACCTCCAACCAGCTCATCAACCAGTTGCAGCATAATATCCAGTGGGGGCAAAAAGGCAATTTCCTGGATGTACCTACCGATTGCCCGCAGCGGGATGAGCGGCTGGGCTGGACGGGTGACGCGCAGGCCTTTTTCCGTACGGCGTCCTTTAACATGGGCGTGAATAACTTTTTTACCAAATGGCTCCGCGATGTTGAAGCCGATCAGATCGACGGGCGGGTGCCTTTTGTGATCCCCAATATCCTGGGCAACGGCGCCAACAGCGCCGGCTGGGCCGATGTGGCCACCATCATTCCCTGGGAGATGTACCTGGCCTATGGCGATAAACGTGCCCTGGCCACCCAGTACAACAGCATGAAAAACTATGTGGAAAGCATACGCAAAACCACAAAGGACAACCTGTGGAATACGGGATTTCATTTTGGAGACTGGCTGTTTTACCGGCCGGGGGATGATAACGACGGCCGCTCTGCGGTTACCGACAAATATCTGATCGCCCAATGCTTTTATGCGCATTCGGTTCAGCTGCTTATTAATGCGGCAACGGTGCTTGGCAACCGTGAAGATGCCGAAGCTTATGGCCGGTTGCTGAAGGAGATAAAGGAGGCTTTTGTAAAGGAATACATGACACCTTCCGGCAGGCTGGTTTCCAGTACCCAAACGGCCTATGTGCTGGCACTTCATTTTGACATGCTGCCCGAATCTTTGAGAAAACAGGCGGCAGAGCGGCTGGCTGAAAATATTAAAAGCTATGGCAACCATCTTACAACCGGTTTCCTGGGCACGCCCTATCTGTGTCATGTGCTGACCCGTTTCGGTTATACCGATCTTGCTTACAAATTATTATTGCAGGAAACCTATCCCTCCTGGCTTTATCCTGTAAAGATGGGCGCCACTACTATATGGGAGCGCTGGGATGGCATCAAGCCGGATGGCAGTTTTCAGACACCGTCGATGAACTCCTATAACCATTATGCCTACGGGGCTATCGGCGACTGGATGTACCGGAAAATGGTGGGACTGGATACCGAAGAGGACGGTGCGGGTTACAAACATATAAAAGTAAAACCCCATATCGGTGGTAATTTCAAAAATGCATCGGCCACTTTAAAAACCTATTATGGTACTACAGCCGCAGGCTGGAAGGTGGAGGGCGGCAATATATTGATGGAGGTGGAAGTGCCTGCAAACACAACTGCCACCATCTACCTCCCGGCTACGGATGTTGCGGCGGTCACCGAATCCGGTAAGCCGTTGCCTGCTGTGAAAGAGATCCGGACGCTCGGCGCCGAAGATGGCTATCTGAAGGTGGAAGCCGGTTCGGGTAAATACCGGTTTAGTCTGCCAGGTAAATAA
- a CDS encoding MliC family protein translates to MKKQHMMIAAVFAILAACNNNPSAESTSPPPPGDSQALPSVTPITDPADSVVVNTANVDSSGVAQEHVDKNEKKYSNDKGETITAVYHDSGNMGVAALKINGEDIKLMKGEKEKGATTYTNGKLTWKVKDGEATLEKDNVVTVYKEVK, encoded by the coding sequence ATGAAAAAACAACACATGATGATAGCGGCCGTTTTTGCCATACTGGCGGCCTGCAACAATAACCCTTCAGCAGAAAGCACTTCGCCGCCACCTCCGGGCGACTCGCAGGCGCTGCCTTCAGTGACCCCTATAACCGATCCGGCGGACAGTGTGGTTGTAAACACGGCAAATGTGGACAGCAGCGGAGTGGCTCAGGAGCACGTGGATAAGAACGAAAAAAAGTATTCAAACGACAAGGGGGAAACGATCACCGCAGTTTATCATGATTCGGGTAATATGGGAGTGGCAGCACTGAAAATAAACGGGGAAGATATAAAACTGATGAAAGGGGAAAAAGAAAAAGGAGCTACCACCTACACCAACGGCAAGCTTACCTGGAAAGTAAAAGACGGAGAAGCCACACTGGAAAAAGACAATGTGGTTACAGTTTATAAGGAAGTAAAATAA
- a CDS encoding viral A-type inclusion protein: protein MKFLFIPLALFLLMACGDGNPAAPADTGDGPKTQADSLLQDVIDGHDVAMPKMKKLERLMKESKSAIDSLDKLPAAARKQNSELKVKLEAAFSDLSNADKAMHEWMNGFRYDSLENNQPERIKYLQDQKTKVNLMKDAVLSSISKAEEILTGK from the coding sequence ATGAAGTTCTTATTTATTCCTTTAGCACTGTTTTTACTGATGGCCTGCGGCGATGGCAACCCTGCGGCTCCTGCTGATACCGGTGATGGCCCGAAAACCCAGGCCGACAGTTTACTGCAGGATGTGATTGATGGTCATGATGTGGCAATGCCCAAAATGAAAAAGCTGGAGCGGCTGATGAAAGAATCAAAGTCAGCCATTGACTCACTCGACAAGCTGCCGGCGGCAGCCCGGAAGCAGAACAGCGAGCTGAAAGTGAAGCTGGAAGCGGCATTCAGCGATCTCAGCAATGCGGACAAAGCGATGCATGAATGGATGAACGGGTTCCGGTATGATTCGCTGGAAAACAATCAGCCCGAGCGCATCAAATACCTGCAGGACCAGAAGACAAAGGTAAACCTGATGAAGGATGCGGTACTCAGCAGTATCAGTAAGGCGGAAGAAATATTAACCGGTAAATAA
- a CDS encoding SRPBCC family protein codes for MKFIRSLLLFLVFVVISLFALSFLAPEKQEVVKSIVINAPVKKVYDQMILLQNFNNWSVWGRSDSSIRYTTNQLPDGQVGTTVMWEGNALLSGKGKIALTGLLPEKQIMHHISLLEPQKLEADSRFDLASQNGATTVTWTFTIPSKKPWNVFNLFYSLEKEKGGEFERGLQALKLIIEKSPVRDRNAPGVTTGYIQLTNYVAIKQRVLWADLPSFFTTHFRHLEHYTLKDSATSLWRTGLFYKRDEKELQSDVAAAIEIPAGFHPQLQTPEELISVPASKIVEVRFKGDQVIKDLAYKTLDDYVAEKQLKIKMPVMEQYNTKDSTTRIIYLAD; via the coding sequence ATGAAATTTATCAGAAGCCTTCTGTTGTTCCTGGTTTTTGTGGTCATTTCCCTGTTTGCACTTTCCTTTCTTGCTCCGGAAAAGCAGGAAGTGGTAAAATCCATTGTGATCAATGCCCCTGTAAAAAAAGTGTACGACCAGATGATATTGCTGCAAAACTTCAACAACTGGTCCGTGTGGGGGCGGTCCGACTCCTCCATCCGTTATACCACCAACCAGTTACCGGACGGACAGGTAGGAACAACCGTAATGTGGGAAGGCAATGCCTTATTATCAGGAAAAGGCAAGATAGCGCTGACCGGGCTCCTGCCGGAAAAACAGATCATGCATCACATCAGCCTCCTGGAACCCCAGAAGCTGGAAGCCGACTCCAGGTTTGATCTTGCCTCACAAAACGGCGCCACTACCGTTACCTGGACTTTCACCATCCCTTCAAAAAAGCCCTGGAATGTATTCAACCTGTTTTACAGTCTTGAAAAAGAAAAAGGCGGGGAGTTTGAACGAGGGTTGCAGGCGTTGAAACTGATCATTGAGAAATCGCCGGTCCGGGACAGGAACGCGCCCGGGGTCACCACCGGCTACATTCAGCTGACCAACTATGTGGCGATTAAGCAACGGGTGCTCTGGGCGGATCTGCCCAGCTTTTTTACCACGCATTTCCGTCACCTGGAGCATTATACATTAAAAGACAGCGCCACCTCATTATGGCGTACCGGCCTTTTTTATAAGAGGGATGAAAAGGAACTGCAAAGCGACGTGGCGGCGGCCATCGAGATCCCCGCAGGATTTCATCCACAGCTGCAAACACCCGAAGAACTGATCAGTGTGCCGGCATCAAAAATCGTCGAAGTCAGATTCAAAGGCGATCAGGTCATAAAAGACCTGGCCTATAAAACGCTGGACGATTACGTGGCAGAAAAGCAGCTGAAGATAAAAATGCCGGTAATGGAGCAATACAATACCAAGGACTCTACAACACGTATTATTTACCTGGCAGACTAA